From a single Bacillota bacterium genomic region:
- a CDS encoding DinB family protein → MRFEVYLDTSRKSGRVMAHVLEPPGLGIRFESRASFEREMGGAISEHLRWLASHGLWESPPPQNGSVEWAIAEEQPIEGDFESGDDVGFYGPDLAPLSRDEVERYLQIARCAREGLVALVRRLPPEAFDWRYNEKARPIRQILRHVANAELWYITRVIDDPSKHGMPPELDALDRRMDASSDPVERLLMVREGFERFFRMAPDEVLNQVTTPSWFCEILTERWTARKALRRAIEHEREHTRSILWTLASHGFDLSAFGG, encoded by the coding sequence ATGCGTTTCGAGGTCTACCTGGACACGAGCCGTAAGTCAGGACGGGTCATGGCGCACGTGCTGGAGCCCCCGGGGCTCGGGATTCGCTTTGAGAGCCGAGCGTCTTTCGAGCGGGAGATGGGTGGCGCCATCTCGGAGCACCTGCGCTGGCTTGCGTCCCATGGCCTATGGGAGAGCCCACCCCCGCAGAACGGCAGCGTGGAATGGGCCATCGCCGAGGAGCAGCCGATTGAGGGCGACTTCGAATCGGGTGACGACGTGGGGTTTTACGGCCCCGACCTGGCGCCACTCTCCCGCGACGAAGTGGAGCGCTACCTGCAAATCGCCCGCTGCGCCCGGGAAGGCCTGGTAGCGCTGGTCCGCAGGCTTCCACCCGAGGCGTTCGACTGGCGGTACAACGAGAAGGCCCGCCCCATCCGCCAGATACTCCGGCACGTCGCCAACGCCGAACTCTGGTACATCACCCGTGTCATCGACGATCCGTCGAAGCATGGCATGCCGCCGGAACTCGACGCGCTCGACCGGCGGATGGATGCGTCGTCCGACCCCGTCGAGCGGTTGCTGATGGTACGGGAGGGGTTCGAGCGGTTCTTCCGCATGGCGCCGGACGAGGTGCTGAACCAGGTGACGACTCCCTCGTGGTTCTGCGAGATCCTCACCGAGCGCTGGACCGCCCGCAAGGCGCTTCGCCGTGCCATCGAGCACGAGCGGGAGCACACCCGCAGTATCCTGTGGACCCTGGCAAGCCACGGGTTCGATCTGTCGGCTTTCGGGGGGTGA